In Tiliqua scincoides isolate rTilSci1 chromosome 1, rTilSci1.hap2, whole genome shotgun sequence, the following are encoded in one genomic region:
- the PPP2R3C gene encoding serine/threonine-protein phosphatase 2A regulatory subunit B'' subunit gamma isoform X1, which produces MDWRQALKSRLAAGADPKRSDQELKDEEMELFTKYYLEWKGGRKNASTSYMNIPRFYYREPFPSVMEGEQPGKFKSSGRAPRGPTWTDEETRVLLGHWNTLLVQRRVQNMPTNSDLYAVLAKKMAEEGFLRTRIQCNNRIRDLRKAYRKAKDAMGKAGAMPVRCRFFRELDEICGGESESVPSSMSQTMRLQPSMTMVQPGPSWEPVPEISWKVEEDSETEATFDGIIDAPQEPLQGVLKIKVESEEAAAFQLPLQPVSSSSSSTVAVAPASGEDQLPAFQEPDILLPARPTAIQAPQPLSSTYHSEQGLEAGIQDNIATGRPSCGSETAPRPPVAAVDRMAQMRAKRRRAREETIDRLLEEMRAGREAMDTTFRLFLEQQRSFQNNLIREMRLARQEQRRATEAELQAHQEEWQQQRKQHILDVNRTDVEIARFRQELSLLRHTFMDFFSTARPFPSSSQQRTSSPVPAQKESAYPSQSHWEGGAPAASQMQAPLPDPQTFGVPSRGRRGRPRKRGGTTRRQVP; this is translated from the exons ATGGACTGGAGGCAGGCGCTGAAGAGCCGCTTGGCCGCCGGCGCTGACC CTAAAAGGAGTGATCAAGAGCTGAAGGATGAAGAGATGGAGCTGTTTACAAAGTACTACCTGGaatggaaaggaggaaggaaaaatgccAGTACTTCCTATATGAATATACCACGGTTTTATTATAGG GAACCATTCCCATCTGTTATGGAGGGAGAACAGCCAGGCAAATTCAAATCTTCTGGCCGGGCTCCTCGCGGCCCCACCTGGACCGATGAGGAGACTAGAGTCCTCTTGGGTCACTGGAACACCTTGCTGGTCCAGCGCAGGGTTCAGAACATGCCTACCAACAGCGACCTCTATGCAGTCCTAGCCAAGAAGATGGCCGAGGAGGGATTCCTACGCACAAGAATTCAGTGTAACAACCGGATCCGAGATCTTCGCAAAGCCTACCGAAAAGCAAAGGATGCAATGGGCAAGGCAGGGGCCATGCCAGTTCGCTGCCGCTTCTTCAGGGAGCTAGATGAGATCTGTGGGGGAGAATCAGAGAGTGTCCCCTCCTCTATGAGTCAGACAATGAGACTCCAGCCTTCCATGACCATGGTTCAGCCAGGACCATCCTGGGAACCTgtaccagaaatttcctggaaggTGGAAGAGGACTCTGAGACTGAGGCTACTTTTGATGGAATTATTGATGCCCCACAGGAGCCCCTGCAGGGGGTATTGAAGATCAAGGTGGAATCTGAAGAAGCTGCTGCTTTCCAGCTGCCCCTGCAGCCTGTCTCCTCATCTTCCTCCAGCACAGTGGCCGTTGCGCCAGCTTCGGGGGAGGACCAGCTGCCTGCTTTCCAGGAACCAGACATCCTGCTGCCTGCCAGGCCCACTGCTATTCAGGCTCCACAGCCACTGTCCTCCACCTACCATTCAGAACAGGGGTTGGAAGCCGGGATCCAGGACAACATTGCAACAG GGAGACCAAGCTGTGGCTCAGAGACAGCGCCAAGGCCACCTGTAGCAGCCGTGGACAGGATGGCGCAGATGAGAGCAAAAAGACGCCGGGCCAGGGAGGAAACCATAGACCGCCTGCTTGAGGAGATGAGGGCTGGAAGGGAGGCCATGGACACAACTTTCCGACTCTTCCTTGAACAGCAGCGGTCATTTCAAAACAACCTCATCAGGGAGATGCGACTGGCAAGGCAGGAACAGCGTCGAGCCACCGAAGCGGAGCTCCAAGCTCACCAGGaagagtggcagcagcagaggaagcagcaTATCCTGGATGTGAACAGGACTGATGTGGAGATCGCTCGCTTCCGCCAAGAGCTCAGCCTCCTCAGACATACTTTCATGGACTTCTTTTCAACAGCAAGACCATTCCCCTCATCGTCCCAGCAGAGGACATCCTCCCCTGTCCCTGCCCAGAAGGAGAGTGCTTACCCTTCTCAGTCACATTGGGAAGGTGGTGCACCTGCAGCATCCCAGATGCAGGCACCTCTTCCAGACCCACAGACATTTGGGGTGCCTtcaagggggaggagagggaggccaAGGAAGCGTGGTGGCACCACGAGGAGGCAAGTCCCCTGA
- the PPP2R3C gene encoding serine/threonine-protein phosphatase 2A regulatory subunit B'' subunit gamma isoform X2 encodes MELFTKYYLEWKGGRKNASTSYMNIPRFYYREPFPSVMEGEQPGKFKSSGRAPRGPTWTDEETRVLLGHWNTLLVQRRVQNMPTNSDLYAVLAKKMAEEGFLRTRIQCNNRIRDLRKAYRKAKDAMGKAGAMPVRCRFFRELDEICGGESESVPSSMSQTMRLQPSMTMVQPGPSWEPVPEISWKVEEDSETEATFDGIIDAPQEPLQGVLKIKVESEEAAAFQLPLQPVSSSSSSTVAVAPASGEDQLPAFQEPDILLPARPTAIQAPQPLSSTYHSEQGLEAGIQDNIATGRPSCGSETAPRPPVAAVDRMAQMRAKRRRAREETIDRLLEEMRAGREAMDTTFRLFLEQQRSFQNNLIREMRLARQEQRRATEAELQAHQEEWQQQRKQHILDVNRTDVEIARFRQELSLLRHTFMDFFSTARPFPSSSQQRTSSPVPAQKESAYPSQSHWEGGAPAASQMQAPLPDPQTFGVPSRGRRGRPRKRGGTTRRQVP; translated from the exons ATGGAGCTGTTTACAAAGTACTACCTGGaatggaaaggaggaaggaaaaatgccAGTACTTCCTATATGAATATACCACGGTTTTATTATAGG GAACCATTCCCATCTGTTATGGAGGGAGAACAGCCAGGCAAATTCAAATCTTCTGGCCGGGCTCCTCGCGGCCCCACCTGGACCGATGAGGAGACTAGAGTCCTCTTGGGTCACTGGAACACCTTGCTGGTCCAGCGCAGGGTTCAGAACATGCCTACCAACAGCGACCTCTATGCAGTCCTAGCCAAGAAGATGGCCGAGGAGGGATTCCTACGCACAAGAATTCAGTGTAACAACCGGATCCGAGATCTTCGCAAAGCCTACCGAAAAGCAAAGGATGCAATGGGCAAGGCAGGGGCCATGCCAGTTCGCTGCCGCTTCTTCAGGGAGCTAGATGAGATCTGTGGGGGAGAATCAGAGAGTGTCCCCTCCTCTATGAGTCAGACAATGAGACTCCAGCCTTCCATGACCATGGTTCAGCCAGGACCATCCTGGGAACCTgtaccagaaatttcctggaaggTGGAAGAGGACTCTGAGACTGAGGCTACTTTTGATGGAATTATTGATGCCCCACAGGAGCCCCTGCAGGGGGTATTGAAGATCAAGGTGGAATCTGAAGAAGCTGCTGCTTTCCAGCTGCCCCTGCAGCCTGTCTCCTCATCTTCCTCCAGCACAGTGGCCGTTGCGCCAGCTTCGGGGGAGGACCAGCTGCCTGCTTTCCAGGAACCAGACATCCTGCTGCCTGCCAGGCCCACTGCTATTCAGGCTCCACAGCCACTGTCCTCCACCTACCATTCAGAACAGGGGTTGGAAGCCGGGATCCAGGACAACATTGCAACAG GGAGACCAAGCTGTGGCTCAGAGACAGCGCCAAGGCCACCTGTAGCAGCCGTGGACAGGATGGCGCAGATGAGAGCAAAAAGACGCCGGGCCAGGGAGGAAACCATAGACCGCCTGCTTGAGGAGATGAGGGCTGGAAGGGAGGCCATGGACACAACTTTCCGACTCTTCCTTGAACAGCAGCGGTCATTTCAAAACAACCTCATCAGGGAGATGCGACTGGCAAGGCAGGAACAGCGTCGAGCCACCGAAGCGGAGCTCCAAGCTCACCAGGaagagtggcagcagcagaggaagcagcaTATCCTGGATGTGAACAGGACTGATGTGGAGATCGCTCGCTTCCGCCAAGAGCTCAGCCTCCTCAGACATACTTTCATGGACTTCTTTTCAACAGCAAGACCATTCCCCTCATCGTCCCAGCAGAGGACATCCTCCCCTGTCCCTGCCCAGAAGGAGAGTGCTTACCCTTCTCAGTCACATTGGGAAGGTGGTGCACCTGCAGCATCCCAGATGCAGGCACCTCTTCCAGACCCACAGACATTTGGGGTGCCTtcaagggggaggagagggaggccaAGGAAGCGTGGTGGCACCACGAGGAGGCAAGTCCCCTGA